The Cloeon dipterum chromosome 3, ieCloDipt1.1, whole genome shotgun sequence genome includes a region encoding these proteins:
- the LOC135938863 gene encoding uncharacterized protein LOC135938863 — protein sequence MAQGVMSFSRESSRSDSIDESDEPKTPRRKRSSFATRFLADLGPFHDIGFFVGSNEDDQRLITCHKLALARVSDVFAHLFYRPDTDVDEDEPIFVPDMSPLAFEAMCGFAYTGEMYVESFDECCGLLYAAKKYNLSEGLRNQCRAYLWANIYPNNVWRCLEFAMNNEEPALYQTALQILQLKTSKLLTREKFRKVSESCLITLLQQERLAIRSEYELYDACLRWAERQIDKRNLTNSRETVRKLLEPAFLHLRLLAMSDEEISQGPLADDILTDEEAVALLNREELGGIFCPVQDERMQPKVNSFETFAFNDELFLIHLENEYFENTYDVFAMAFSSSGDFHSTQLGIIVPTQIRPKDCTEDSYDEDLTVFLYNCTKGEMMSITRFRGSVPYDSQIEVPFRQQVELKCKRVRKVIKVVFHRTGTYPANYQLEEGKDSEFKVGNFNGQENVKLWHKRSYGYIHFCAYTVEVASIDRGD from the exons ATGGCCCAAGGAGTAATGAGCTTCAGCAGGGAGTCGTCCCGCTCGGACAGCATCGACGAGTCCGACGAACCGAAGACCCCTAGGAGAAAAAGGTCTTCATTCGCCACAAGGTTCCTTGCAGACCTTGGACCTTTTCACGACATCGGCTTTTTTGTAGGGTCTAACGAAGATGATCAAAGG TTGATAACCTGCCACAAGCTTGCATTGGCTAGAGTGAGCGATGTCTTTGCGCACCTTTTTTATCGGCCGGACACTGATGTGGACGAAGACGAACCCATTTTCGTGCCTGACATGTCCCCGTTGGCCTTTGAGGCGATGTGCGG GTTCGCGTATACCGGCGAAATGTACGTCGAGAGCTTTGACGAGTGCTGCGGCTTGCTGTACGCTGCTAAAAAATACAACTTGTCTGAAGGTCTGCGGAACCAATGCAGGGCATATCTGTGGGCAAACATCTACCCTAACAATGTCTGGCGCTGCTTGGAATTCGCGATGAACAATGAAGAGCCTGCACTGTACCAGACCGCACTTCAG attctCCAGCTGAAAACTTCCAAGCTTCTGACCAGAGAGAAGTTCAGGAAAGTGTCCGAGAGCTGTTTAATAACCCTTTTGCAGCAAGAAAGACTCGCCATTAGGTCAGAATACGAGCTTTATGACGCCTGTCTACGTTGGGCAGAGCGGCAAATCGACAAACGTAATCTGACCAACTCAAGAGAGACTGTCCGCAAACTACTCGAGCCTGCCTTCTTGCATTTGCGACTTTTGGCTATGAGCGACGAGGAAATCAGCCAAGGTCCTCTTGCTGACGACATTTTGACGGATGAGGAGGCAGTCGCGTTGTTAAATAGAGAAGAATTAGGCGGCATTTTCTGTCCCGTTCAGGACGAGCGCATGCAGCCGAAAGTAAACAGTTTCGAGACGTTTGCTTTCAACGACGAGCTTTTCCTCATACACCTTGAGAATGAGTACTTTGAAAACACCTATGACGTTTTCGCGATGGCGTTCTCGTCAAGTGGAGACTTCCATTCTACACAGCTAGGGATCATCGTTCCCACTCAA atTCGTCCAAAAGACTGCACAGAAGACTCCTACGACGAAGACCTTACTGTATTTCTCTACAATTGCACCAAAGGAGAGATGATGTCAATAACCCGGTTCAGAGGGTCCGTACCTTACGACTCGCAGATCGAAGTACCCTTCCGCCAGCAAGTGGAACTTAAGTGCAAAAGAGTTCGTAAGGTAATAAAGGTCGTGTTCCATAGAACAGGAACCTACCCTGCAAATTATCAGTTGGAAGAGGGAAAGGATAGCGAATTTAaagttggaaatttcaatGGACAGGAAAATGTCAAATTGTGGCACAAACGATCTTATGGctatattcatttttgtgcTTATACAGTTGAGGTAGCCAGTATTGATAGAGGAGATTAA
- the Pih1D1 gene encoding PIH1 domain-containing protein 1 isoform X2: MSTRPNKVVLEVDRGLIEKNLMIEEPQHAFATPNEELERLFPLPEHPSKIIHLKPGICVKARATSGEKVFLNLCTSEFIPQAKDVSEIELAKILNSEDPSSFRVPMSLGEGRFEKDKSGKQCQVFDIAVHPKTLQKLEHSELFRQFLLTASMEGIQNKYNAKLQIGDVTILNKRKSLGTPKSQRIRVDSPTTPTGPLISEICPAQANDLKPRPKVPKYKIRGEPAKGKLQKMVAELNLPDVSSAEELTLDVGEDRILMQAHKTNYKLDVYLPHLIEQDKVTAQFNKDSKSLWCHHDKCLRA, encoded by the exons ATGTCAACAAGACCAAACAAGGTAGTTTTGGAAGTGGACCGGGGTCTCATTGAGAAGAATTTGATGATTGAG GAACCTCAGCATGCCTTTGCTACACCAAACGAGGAGCTAGAGCGGCTCTTCCCGTTGCCAGAGCACCCGTCTAAAATCATACATCTTAAGCCTG GAATCTGCGTGAAGGCGCGCGCCACTTCAGGGGAGAAAGTTTTCCTCAACCTCTGCACCTCTGAGTTCATCCCGCAAGCCAAAGATGTGTCTGAAATCGAGCTGGCTAAGATTTTGAATTCGGAAGATCCATCCAGTTTCAGAGTGCCTATGAGTCTAGGCGAGGGCAGATTTGAAAAAgacaaaa GCGGAAAACAATGCCAAGTATTTGACATTGCTGTTCATCCCAAGACCCTCCAGAAACTGGAACACAGTGAGCTATTTAGACAGTTTCTTTTGACAGCTTCAATGGAAGGCATCCAGAACAAGTATAATGCCAAACTGCAAATTGGAG ATGTCACCATTCTAAACAAGAGAAAGAGCTTGGGCACACCCAAATCGCAACGTATTAGAGTGGACAGTCCAACAACTCCTACCGGCCCTTTAATATCCGAAATCTGCCCAGCACAGGCTAATGATTTGAAACCTAGACCAAAGGTTCCAAAGTACAAGATTAGAGGAGAGCCTGCTAAAGgaaaactacaaaaaatggTTGCTGAACTAAACTTGCCTGATGTG tCCTCTGCTGAAGAATTGACTTTGGATGTTGGAGAGGACCGTATTTTAATGCAAGCACATAagacaaattacaaattggATGTTTATCTTCCTCACTTAATCGAACAGGATAAAGTCACAGCTCAATTCAACAAAGATTCCAAA TCATTGTGGTGTCACCATGACAAATGTCTGCGTGCTTGA
- the Pih1D1 gene encoding PIH1 domain-containing protein 1 isoform X1, translated as MSTRPNKVVLEVDRGLIEKNLMIEEPQHAFATPNEELERLFPLPEHPSKIIHLKPGICVKARATSGEKVFLNLCTSEFIPQAKDVSEIELAKILNSEDPSSFRVPMSLGEGRFEKDKSGKQCQVFDIAVHPKTLQKLEHSELFRQFLLTASMEGIQNKYNAKLQIGDVTILNKRKSLGTPKSQRIRVDSPTTPTGPLISEICPAQANDLKPRPKVPKYKIRGEPAKGKLQKMVAELNLPDVSSAEELTLDVGEDRILMQAHKTNYKLDVYLPHLIEQDKVTAQFNKDSKILLLNMPVKRVLTVGH; from the exons ATGTCAACAAGACCAAACAAGGTAGTTTTGGAAGTGGACCGGGGTCTCATTGAGAAGAATTTGATGATTGAG GAACCTCAGCATGCCTTTGCTACACCAAACGAGGAGCTAGAGCGGCTCTTCCCGTTGCCAGAGCACCCGTCTAAAATCATACATCTTAAGCCTG GAATCTGCGTGAAGGCGCGCGCCACTTCAGGGGAGAAAGTTTTCCTCAACCTCTGCACCTCTGAGTTCATCCCGCAAGCCAAAGATGTGTCTGAAATCGAGCTGGCTAAGATTTTGAATTCGGAAGATCCATCCAGTTTCAGAGTGCCTATGAGTCTAGGCGAGGGCAGATTTGAAAAAgacaaaa GCGGAAAACAATGCCAAGTATTTGACATTGCTGTTCATCCCAAGACCCTCCAGAAACTGGAACACAGTGAGCTATTTAGACAGTTTCTTTTGACAGCTTCAATGGAAGGCATCCAGAACAAGTATAATGCCAAACTGCAAATTGGAG ATGTCACCATTCTAAACAAGAGAAAGAGCTTGGGCACACCCAAATCGCAACGTATTAGAGTGGACAGTCCAACAACTCCTACCGGCCCTTTAATATCCGAAATCTGCCCAGCACAGGCTAATGATTTGAAACCTAGACCAAAGGTTCCAAAGTACAAGATTAGAGGAGAGCCTGCTAAAGgaaaactacaaaaaatggTTGCTGAACTAAACTTGCCTGATGTG tCCTCTGCTGAAGAATTGACTTTGGATGTTGGAGAGGACCGTATTTTAATGCAAGCACATAagacaaattacaaattggATGTTTATCTTCCTCACTTAATCGAACAGGATAAAGTCACAGCTCAATTCAACAAAGATTCCAAA ATTCTTCTACTGAACATGCCAGTGAAGCGGGTTTTGACTGTTGGGCACTAA
- the Pih1D1 gene encoding PIH1 domain-containing protein 1 isoform X3 yields the protein MRAVSQSIACRKKVAANRLKRAGLRAPPRCVFHLASPGERDQQRLRICVKARATSGEKVFLNLCTSEFIPQAKDVSEIELAKILNSEDPSSFRVPMSLGEGRFEKDKSGKQCQVFDIAVHPKTLQKLEHSELFRQFLLTASMEGIQNKYNAKLQIGDVTILNKRKSLGTPKSQRIRVDSPTTPTGPLISEICPAQANDLKPRPKVPKYKIRGEPAKGKLQKMVAELNLPDVSSAEELTLDVGEDRILMQAHKTNYKLDVYLPHLIEQDKVTAQFNKDSKILLLNMPVKRVLTVGH from the exons ATGAGAGCGGTTTCCCAAAGCATCGCGTGTCGGAAGAAAGTGGCGGCTAATCGACTGAAACGCGCGGGTCTGAGAGCGCCGCCGCGCTGCGTTTTCCACCTAGCCTCACCGGGCGAGAGGGATCAGCAGCGGTTAA GAATCTGCGTGAAGGCGCGCGCCACTTCAGGGGAGAAAGTTTTCCTCAACCTCTGCACCTCTGAGTTCATCCCGCAAGCCAAAGATGTGTCTGAAATCGAGCTGGCTAAGATTTTGAATTCGGAAGATCCATCCAGTTTCAGAGTGCCTATGAGTCTAGGCGAGGGCAGATTTGAAAAAgacaaaa GCGGAAAACAATGCCAAGTATTTGACATTGCTGTTCATCCCAAGACCCTCCAGAAACTGGAACACAGTGAGCTATTTAGACAGTTTCTTTTGACAGCTTCAATGGAAGGCATCCAGAACAAGTATAATGCCAAACTGCAAATTGGAG ATGTCACCATTCTAAACAAGAGAAAGAGCTTGGGCACACCCAAATCGCAACGTATTAGAGTGGACAGTCCAACAACTCCTACCGGCCCTTTAATATCCGAAATCTGCCCAGCACAGGCTAATGATTTGAAACCTAGACCAAAGGTTCCAAAGTACAAGATTAGAGGAGAGCCTGCTAAAGgaaaactacaaaaaatggTTGCTGAACTAAACTTGCCTGATGTG tCCTCTGCTGAAGAATTGACTTTGGATGTTGGAGAGGACCGTATTTTAATGCAAGCACATAagacaaattacaaattggATGTTTATCTTCCTCACTTAATCGAACAGGATAAAGTCACAGCTCAATTCAACAAAGATTCCAAA ATTCTTCTACTGAACATGCCAGTGAAGCGGGTTTTGACTGTTGGGCACTAA